Part of the Rhizobium brockwellii genome is shown below.
AATCCCCGCAACAGCCTACCAGGTGCTTGGCTACTTCCATTCTTTGATGAAGGATGCGCACGATGATGATCTGGCCCGCGTCCTTAATTTTGAAGTACAGAAAATGAGAGCCAACGGAGATCTTTCTGTACACGTTCCAAGAGCCGCCTGGTCTCCGTGTTGCCTAACAAGATCATCGAAAAAGCTTACAAACACCATCGCCCCTATAAATCCGAAGACGATACCAGGGCCTTTGCGTGTTGCGTAAACCAGGCATTCTGCAACACGCAAGAAGGCCTTGTACTATAGGGCTTCTCGCCAGTTTTGACCCATTTATTTCAAACTCGGCAATTCTGAAAAAACGCCCGTCTGCGAACGGGCTCGACATCCCAGATCGCCAGGCCCTTTACTTCGCCGATTTGTCCGCGATGATACCCAATTTATGAATTTCCGGTGTTTTGGCGAACATGTCGCCTGCCTTGATATTTTCCATCAACGCGGCGGCGACCTTTCCGTTGAGATGCGCGTCGCGTCCAGCCTCGTCATCAAACGTATCGAATATCGCGAAAGAGGAAGGCCCCTCTTGAATCGCATACCACGAGATCGTGCCGGGCTCGGCATTCACCAAAGGAACTGCCGACCGCAGGAAGTCCGCGACCTCCTTCTCCTTGCCGGGCTTGGCTTCAAGCGGAACGTATAGGGCGAACCTTGTCATTCTACTCTCCTGTTCTGATCATCGCGAGTGTCTCTCGGCCACCAATTGGCTTCGTGTCATAAACCCTCAACCGTATAATTTCTGGCATCGAGATCCAATCCTTGCGGAACTCTCTTTACTTTCCCATTGCGGTAATTTGAGGAATAAGGCACGCGGCGGCATTGGCTGAACGTCGCAGCGTCCGCAGTTGCTGAGAGAGCTGACACTGCACCCGCCGTGCATTTCTCAAGACTTTTGCAACAGTCTTACAGGTGTTGTTTTTCCTGCCTGATTTTATGTCTTCACCGTAAATTTATATGTGGCCGGCGCTTTGACGATTGCGTGAAACCGCGCCGACACCTGTGACAAAACCTCATCGCCTCTGCTATGTCAGGAAAAATGCGGCAGCCCAACTGGCGTCGCGCTCTGTCCGATCAATGCCAGGAGTTTGAAAGATGAGCGGTTCTCCCGATTATACACCCCCGAAGGTCTGGACCTGGAACAAGGTGAATGGCGGCCAGTTCGCCAGCATCAATCGCCCGATCGCGGGACCGACGCATGACAAGGAGCTTCCGATCGGCCGCCATCCGCTGCAACTCTATTCGCTCGGAACGCCGAACGGCCAGAAGGTCACCATCATGCTCGAGGAGCTGCTGGCCCTTGGCCATGAAGGTGCGGAGTATGACGCCTGGCTGATCAAGATCGGCGATGGCGACCAGTTCGGAAGCGGCTTCGTCGCGGTCAATCCCAATTCCAAGATACCGGCGCTGATGGACCGCAGTGGGCCAAAGCCGATCCGTGTCTTCGAGTCCGGTGCGATCCTCACCTATCTCGCCGAGAAGTTCGGCGCCTTCCTGCCGACCGAACCGAGCGCGCGCGCCGAATGCCTGTCATGGCTGTTCTGGCAGATGGGAAGCGCGCCCTATCTCGGCGGCGGCTTCGGCCATTTCTACGCCTATGCGCCGACGAAGATCGAATATGCGATCGACCGCTTCGCCATGGAAGTGAAGCGTCAGCTCGACGTGCTCGATCGTCGCCTCGCCGAAAGCGAGTATCTGGCAGGCAGCCAATATACGATCGCCGATATTGCCGTCTGGCCCTGGTATGGCGGGTTGGTGAAGGGCTGGACCTATGGTGCAGCCGAGTTTCTGCAGGTCGAGGACTATAAGAACGTGCTGCGCTGGGCCGACACCATCCACAGCAGGCCGGCCGTGCAACGCGGCCGGATGGTCAACCGCCTCTCCGGTGATCCCTCGAGCCAGTTGCACGAGCGCCACGACGCCAGCGACTTCGACACCAGGACGCAGGACAAGCTCGCGGCCGCCGAGTAAGCGAGCGGCCTCAGCCACTTGTCGCCGCAACAAATGATGCTCCGCCGCCTTTACGGCGGCGGAGCATTTGCATGCTGCCCGAACTCAGTTCTTGACCGTGTCTTCCAGGAAGAACCGGCCGAGCGGGTTCTGGTAGAAGTTCTCGATATTCTTGCGAGAGACGTTGATATAGGGGCTGTAATAGAGGTCGATCCAGTTGACGTCGTCCTTGGCCATCTTCTGCAGATCGACATACATCTGTTCGCGCTTCTTCGGGTCGAGCTCGAGACGCGCCTTGGCAACCAGTTCCTTCACCGCCTCGTTCTTGTAGTTGGTCGAATAGTTGTTGTTGGAATCGTGGCCGAGGACGAAGGTGGTCTTCTGGTCCGGATCGAGAATGTCATTGGTCCAGTAGTTGACCGAGACGTCGTAGTCGCCGGCAACGATCATGTCCCATTCCTGGCTCGGGTCGACCTTCTGCAAATTGGCGGTGATGCCGGCCTTCTGCAGTTGCTGCTGGACCAGAACGGCCGTCTGTTCGTCGACTTCGTCGCCGGCGCGGACCAGATAATTCAGCGTCAGGTCCGAGACGCCGGCGGCGGCCAGCAACTCCTTTGCCTTTTCGGGATCATAAGGCCGCTGCAGGTTGTCGGCATAATAATAGAGCGCGCCCTTCGGAATATAGGAGTTGGCGACGGTGCCCTGGCCGAAGGTGACGGTATCGACGATTGCCTTCTTGTCGATCGCGAGATCCAGCGCCTGGCGGACTTCCTTTTTGCCGAGCGCGCCATGCGCATGATTGATCAGAAGATGATCCTCGCGAGTCGAAGCGTCGATATCGACGTTGAGGTTCGGGTCCTTCTTCAACTCCTCGACGCGAGAAAAGGGAACGAAGATCGCCGTATCCAGCTCGCCGGCCTGAACGTTCAGCATGCGGGTATTGTCGTCAGGCACCGAGATCCACTCGACACCGTCGAGCTTCACCCGGTCCGCCTGCCAGAAATTCGGGTTCTTCTTCAGGATGACGCGGTCGCCGCGCCGCCATTCCTCGACGGTGAACGCGCCGGATGCGATCGGCTTTTCGCCATAGACGTCGGGACCGAGCGATTCCATGCCCTTCTTGGAGATGACCGAGGCATTGGGCAGCGCCAGCGTCGAAAGGAACGGCGCGGACTGGTTCTTGAGCTTGATCGTCAGCGTGTGCGCGTCGGTCGCCACGGCCGTGTCGATCACCTTATAGGAATCGCTCCAGAGCGATGCAGCGTCATCGCGGATGCGCAGCAGGCTGTAGGCCGCATCTTCCGCCGTCAGCGGCGAACCGTCGGAGAATTTCGCGTCGCGGATCTTGAACGTGTAGGTCAGCCCGTCATCCGAGGTGGTCCAGCTTTCGGCAAGGCCCGGCTCCAGTTTCGTGCCTGTCTTGTCGACGCGGATCAGCACGTCGTAGACGTTGGAGAACACCCAGTTGTCGATGTTCTGCGCGGTCTTGATGGGATCGAACGTCGTCGAATCCTCGCGGCGGCCGATGGTGAGTACACCGGCGGCCTCGGCATAGCTTGCACTGAGCGTCAGACCGGCGAGCAAGGCTGCAAGCCCGATTGATTTCCACCTGTTTGTCATGAGTTCGTTCCCTTCGTTGTTATGGCATGCGTTTGATTGATTGAATCGGCATCGAATGCGGATCGTCCTTGCCGCCGACACCTTGAAGCAGCGGCTTGTCAGGATCGATGTCAGGAATGGCAGCGATCAGCGCCGCCGTGTAGGGATGTTTCGGCCGCGCGAAGACCTCTTCGGAGCGGCCTTCCTCAACGATCTCGCCGCGATACATCACGACGACCCGTTCACAGAGATTGCGGACGATTGCGAGATCATGGGCGATGAAGATCAGCGTCAGGTTCATCTTCGCCGTGAGATCGCGGAAGAGTTCGATGATCTGTGCCTGGATGGTGACGTCGAGGGCGGCCACGCATTCGTCGGCGATGATCAGCTTCGGATCGACGGCCAGCGCCCGGGCGATGCCGGCGCGCTGGCACTGGCCGCCGCTCATGCTGCGCGGTTTGCGGCCGGCGAATTCGCGTTCGAGGCCGACGAGATCGAGCAGTTCGCCGATTCGAACAGGGATATCGGCCTTGGCGACCTTGCCCTGCACCTTCAGCACCTCGGCCAGCATCTGCCCGATCGTCAGCCGCGGATTGAGCGCATTATAGGGGTCCTGGAACACCATCGCCGTCTCGCGCCTGAGCTTTGCCAGGCCAGCGCTTTTCTGTAGCGCCAGATCGACGCCGTCGAAGGTGACGTGACCCGAAGAAAGCGGGGTGAGGCCGAGCACGGCGCGGGCAAGCGTGCTCTTGCCGCTGCCGGATTCGCCGACGATGCCGACCGTCTCGCCCGGCATGATCTGCAGGCTGACGCCGGCAACGGCGCTGACCGTCTTAGCACCGCCCCTGAGCAGGGCGCCGCCGGCTCTGAAACGCACGTGGAGGTCATCGATTTCGAGTAACGGTCTCGCCGGCTGGCTGGCCTCGGCAAGCTCCGGCAATGGCGCTGATATCTCGCCCGGCAGGGAAGGGTGGCTGTTGATCAGGTTGATCGTATAGGGATGCTGCGGCCGCGCCAGAATCGTCCGCTTCGGCCCCTCTTCAAGCAGTTTGCCGCCGCGCAGCACGGCAATGCGGTCGCAAGTCTGGGCGACGATGCCGAGATCGTGGGTGATCAGAATGATCGACAGGCCGCGCCGATCGCGAATGTCAATCAACAGCCGCAGGATCTGCGCCTGGATGGTCACGTCGAGTGCCGTCGTCGGCTCGTCGGCGATCAGGATTTTCGGATTGCAGGACAGCGCCACGCCGATCATCGCGCGCTGCCGCATGCCGCCGGAAAATTCGTGCGGATAGCTGTCGTACTGGCGCTTCGGATCGGGGAAGCCGACCTGCGCCAGGATTTCCGTCGCTGCGGCGCGGGCCTCGCGGGCGCCGAGGCTCTGGTGATAGCGGATGCCCTCGGCGATCTGATCGCCGATCCGCATCACCGGGTCGAGATGGCTGGTCGGGTTCTGGAAGATCATGCCGATCTCGCCGCCGCGCACTTTCAGCATCTCGCCATCATCGATCCGCATGAGGTCGCGCCCCTCGAGCAGCACGCTACCGCTTTCGATCTTCAGCAGCGAGGAGGGCAGCAGACGCACCAGGGAACGGCAGAACAGGCTCTTGCCCGAGCCGCTCTCGCCGACAAGACCGAGGATCTCGCCCTTGCCGAGGTCGAGCGAGACCGCATCGAGCAGCGTGCGCGGGCCGGAATCGACATGCGCCCTGACGGTGAGATCACGGACGGACAGCACGGATCCGCTCATTCGTGCACCCCCAGCAGTTCGCCGAGCGCGTCGCCCAGCATGCTGAAGCCGAAGGCGAGGCAGACGATGGAGAGACCGGGAAACAGCGTGATCCACCATGCGGTGGTGATGAAGCTCTGTCCTTCCGCGACCATCACACCCCATTCGGCGATCGGCGGCTGGACGCCGAGGCCGAGATAACTGACGGCAGCGCCGCTGAGAAGCACCAGCGTCGCATCGGACATCGAAAAGACGATCGAGCCGGCGATCGCGTTCGGCAGCAGATGGCGGAACATGATGCGCGGGCGGCTGAAGCCGAGACTGACGGCGGCAACGGCATAGTCGCTGCCTTTCAGCACCAGCATCTGCGCCCGGATCAGCCGCGCATAGGAGACCCAGCCGACCAGCGCCATGGCGATGTAGAAACTGCCGAGGCCGGGGCCGAGGATCGCGATGATCGACAGCATCAGCACCAGGAAGGGGAAGGCGAGGATGATATCGACGAGGCGCATGAACAGCGCATCGACGATCCCGCCGAAAAAGCCGGCGATCGTGCCGACCGTCGTGCCGATCACGAAGGGGAAGATGACGCCGATCAGCGCCATCTGCAGGTCGAGGCGGGCGCCCCAGATGACGCGGGAGAGGATGTCTCGGCCGAAATTGTCGGTGCCGAAGGGATGCAACAATGACGGCGCCTGCAGGCGCACCTCGGCATTCTGCATGATCGGGTCGTAGGGCGCGACGAGGGGCGCGCCGACCGCCACCAGCACGAAGAACAGCAGCAGGCCGGCACTGAGCACAAGCATCGGCCGCCGGCCGAAGAACCGGCGCCAGCCGGGGGATGCGGGGGCGATCGCCTCGATGCTCATAGCTTCACCCTCGGATCGACGGCGACAGTGACAATGTCGGCGATGAAGTTGATGAGCACGGTGGCGCAGGCAAAGACCATGGCGACGCCCTGCACCACCATGTAGTCGCGTGAGAAGATCGCCCTGACCAGCAGCTGTCCCATGCCGGGCAGCGCAAAGACGCTCTCGACTACCACAGTGCCGCCGATCAGCCAGCCGATATTGACGGCAAGCAGATTGATCGTCGGCACCAGCGAATTCGGCAGGACGTGTCGCCAGAAGACGATGCCTTCGGGCATGCCGCGAGCGCGCGCCGCGGTCGCGACATCCGACTTCAGTTGCTCGATCATCGCCGCCCGCAGGCTGCGCGTCAGCACGGTCGAGAGCGACAGCGCGACCGTCAGGCTCGGCAGCACCAGATGCGACAGCTTTTCGCGGATCGTTGCACCATAGCCCGAAACCGGCAGCACACCGAGTTCGACACTGAAGAGGATGATCAGCATCAACCCCAGCCAGAAGGGCGGAAAGCCGATGCCGAAGGTCGAGACGATGCGCACCGCATGATCCGGCGCCCGGCCGGCATTGCGTGCGGCAATCGCCGCCATCGGCACTGCGATCAGGACCGACAGCACGACGCTGGAGACGACGAGCGCAAGCGTCGGCTCGATGCGGGTGACGATCAGCTTCAGCACGTCGATCTTGTAGAGGATCGACTTGCCCATTTCGCCATTGGCAAGGTTCTTGAGGAAATAGACATATTGCAGCCACATCGGCTGATCGAGCCCGTACTGGGCGCGGATGCTGGCAAGTGCTGCCGGCGTCGCGCGCGTGCCGAGGATGTTGCGTGCCGGATCGCCGGGGATAAGCCGGACCAGAATGAACGTGATGACGCTGATGCCGAAGATGACAGGCAGGAACTGCAGCGGACGCGTCAGAACGAATTTATAGCGATGCATGACGGCGATCGCCCCTTTGTCTTCGTCGGGTTCGGTCCGCTTCCTGTTGCATCAGCCTGCCTCGTGCCGGTTGAGAAAATCGAGAAGCGCCGGATAATAGTCCTGCGGGTTCTCATAGAACGGCATATGGCTGGCATTGGCAAATACCTTGAGTTCGGCATTCGGCAGCGCAAGCTTCATCCTGAGCGCACAGGCTGGCGTCAGCTCGTCATGCTCGCCCGTCGTGATGAGCACCGGCAGCGTCAGCCGCGGCAGATCGGGGATGCGGTTCCAGTCCTTGAGGTTGCCGATATAGAGAAACTCGTTCGGTCCCTGCATCGTCTCGTAGGGCGCCATGTTCCAATCGTCGAGCGAGCGCCGCACCGGTGCCGGCCATTCCGGCAGACGGCAGACGTGGCGATAGTTGAGGATGGTGACGGCGGCGAGATATTCCGGATGATTGTAGGTGCCCTGCGCCTCGTGCTTCTGCATCATCGAGACGGTTTCGGGACCGAGCGCTGCGCGCAGCCGTTCCAGTTCCGAGATCAGATGCGGCATGTCGGCGACGGTATCCTCAAGGATCAGCGTCTTGAGGTTTTCGGGATAGGTCAGCGCATA
Proteins encoded:
- a CDS encoding ABC transporter permease; this encodes MHRYKFVLTRPLQFLPVIFGISVITFILVRLIPGDPARNILGTRATPAALASIRAQYGLDQPMWLQYVYFLKNLANGEMGKSILYKIDVLKLIVTRIEPTLALVVSSVVLSVLIAVPMAAIAARNAGRAPDHAVRIVSTFGIGFPPFWLGLMLIILFSVELGVLPVSGYGATIREKLSHLVLPSLTVALSLSTVLTRSLRAAMIEQLKSDVATAARARGMPEGIVFWRHVLPNSLVPTINLLAVNIGWLIGGTVVVESVFALPGMGQLLVRAIFSRDYMVVQGVAMVFACATVLINFIADIVTVAVDPRVKL
- a CDS encoding ABC transporter substrate-binding protein, producing MTNRWKSIGLAALLAGLTLSASYAEAAGVLTIGRREDSTTFDPIKTAQNIDNWVFSNVYDVLIRVDKTGTKLEPGLAESWTTSDDGLTYTFKIRDAKFSDGSPLTAEDAAYSLLRIRDDAASLWSDSYKVIDTAVATDAHTLTIKLKNQSAPFLSTLALPNASVISKKGMESLGPDVYGEKPIASGAFTVEEWRRGDRVILKKNPNFWQADRVKLDGVEWISVPDDNTRMLNVQAGELDTAIFVPFSRVEELKKDPNLNVDIDASTREDHLLINHAHGALGKKEVRQALDLAIDKKAIVDTVTFGQGTVANSYIPKGALYYYADNLQRPYDPEKAKELLAAAGVSDLTLNYLVRAGDEVDEQTAVLVQQQLQKAGITANLQKVDPSQEWDMIVAGDYDVSVNYWTNDILDPDQKTTFVLGHDSNNNYSTNYKNEAVKELVAKARLELDPKKREQMYVDLQKMAKDDVNWIDLYYSPYINVSRKNIENFYQNPLGRFFLEDTVKN
- a CDS encoding dipeptide ABC transporter ATP-binding protein; amino-acid sequence: MSGSVLSVRDLTVRAHVDSGPRTLLDAVSLDLGKGEILGLVGESGSGKSLFCRSLVRLLPSSLLKIESGSVLLEGRDLMRIDDGEMLKVRGGEIGMIFQNPTSHLDPVMRIGDQIAEGIRYHQSLGAREARAAATEILAQVGFPDPKRQYDSYPHEFSGGMRQRAMIGVALSCNPKILIADEPTTALDVTIQAQILRLLIDIRDRRGLSIILITHDLGIVAQTCDRIAVLRGGKLLEEGPKRTILARPQHPYTINLINSHPSLPGEISAPLPELAEASQPARPLLEIDDLHVRFRAGGALLRGGAKTVSAVAGVSLQIMPGETVGIVGESGSGKSTLARAVLGLTPLSSGHVTFDGVDLALQKSAGLAKLRRETAMVFQDPYNALNPRLTIGQMLAEVLKVQGKVAKADIPVRIGELLDLVGLEREFAGRKPRSMSGGQCQRAGIARALAVDPKLIIADECVAALDVTIQAQIIELFRDLTAKMNLTLIFIAHDLAIVRNLCERVVVMYRGEIVEEGRSEEVFARPKHPYTAALIAAIPDIDPDKPLLQGVGGKDDPHSMPIQSIKRMP
- a CDS encoding ABC transporter permease, which produces MSIEAIAPASPGWRRFFGRRPMLVLSAGLLLFFVLVAVGAPLVAPYDPIMQNAEVRLQAPSLLHPFGTDNFGRDILSRVIWGARLDLQMALIGVIFPFVIGTTVGTIAGFFGGIVDALFMRLVDIILAFPFLVLMLSIIAILGPGLGSFYIAMALVGWVSYARLIRAQMLVLKGSDYAVAAVSLGFSRPRIMFRHLLPNAIAGSIVFSMSDATLVLLSGAAVSYLGLGVQPPIAEWGVMVAEGQSFITTAWWITLFPGLSIVCLAFGFSMLGDALGELLGVHE
- a CDS encoding putative quinol monooxygenase, whose translation is MTRFALYVPLEAKPGKEKEVADFLRSAVPLVNAEPGTISWYAIQEGPSSFAIFDTFDDEAGRDAHLNGKVAAALMENIKAGDMFAKTPEIHKLGIIADKSAK
- a CDS encoding proline iminopeptidase-family hydrolase, producing MWREIRPDERFEIDVDGYRVVAYSFGTGSETVFCLNGGPGLPCDYLREAHSCLIDKGYRVIAFDQLGTGASDRPDDLTLWTIGRYVEETETVRKALGLGKVHMLGHSWGGWLAIEYALTYPENLKTLILEDTVADMPHLISELERLRAALGPETVSMMQKHEAQGTYNHPEYLAAVTILNYRHVCRLPEWPAPVRRSLDDWNMAPYETMQGPNEFLYIGNLKDWNRIPDLPRLTLPVLITTGEHDELTPACALRMKLALPNAELKVFANASHMPFYENPQDYYPALLDFLNRHEAG
- the yghU gene encoding glutathione-dependent disulfide-bond oxidoreductase, whose translation is MSGSPDYTPPKVWTWNKVNGGQFASINRPIAGPTHDKELPIGRHPLQLYSLGTPNGQKVTIMLEELLALGHEGAEYDAWLIKIGDGDQFGSGFVAVNPNSKIPALMDRSGPKPIRVFESGAILTYLAEKFGAFLPTEPSARAECLSWLFWQMGSAPYLGGGFGHFYAYAPTKIEYAIDRFAMEVKRQLDVLDRRLAESEYLAGSQYTIADIAVWPWYGGLVKGWTYGAAEFLQVEDYKNVLRWADTIHSRPAVQRGRMVNRLSGDPSSQLHERHDASDFDTRTQDKLAAAE